The proteins below come from a single Gavia stellata isolate bGavSte3 unplaced genomic scaffold, bGavSte3.hap2 HAP2_SCAFFOLD_68, whole genome shotgun sequence genomic window:
- the LOC132321196 gene encoding LOW QUALITY PROTEIN: E3 ubiquitin-protein ligase RBBP6-like (The sequence of the model RefSeq protein was modified relative to this genomic sequence to represent the inferred CDS: deleted 1 base in 1 codon) — MSCVHYKFSSQLNYDMVTFDGLHISLCDLKHQIMGREKLKASNCDLQITNAQTKEEYTDDRALIPKNSSVIVRRIPAGGVKATSKTCVLAPKSHKILGTALRGRTEPVSGTLKATVNLAEANASEEEKIKAMMTQSCCAYDPINYMKKPLGPPPPSYTFFRCGKPGHYRKNCPRTRDKAFESVPRIKKSTGIPRSFMTEVKDPNTKGAMLTSTGKYAIPTINVEAYARGKKEKPPFLPEEPFSSTSSDDPIPDELLCLICKDIMTDAAVIPCCGNSFCDECIRTVLLDSEEHTCPMCHQTDVSPDSLIANQFLRKAVNNFKNGTGYTKRLRQQIQQPQQQQPPQPPPPLMRQAVTHNLQPLLRPTTSRQQDPPMIPLGSLASCSAAALSLLAPGQSSVAAGLPINQSTVVVSGLPPAVSLSPHAEKPDGPFGDADSVLPPAALVTTSELCKSSSLSISSLLEEEGYQVPVLRQPALPSLLGPQGQSISTSGVPMRASTIRSAGGGPGWELNSNRGHLHSERTQRTEAPALPASTPVFVPVPPPPLFPPPPHALPLPLGVPPPQFPAQFPPGQLPSAGYTVHPPGYLPAPANVSSAWVPRAVPTTQAAPLCREEFYREQQRLKEEEKKKSKLDEFTNGFAKDLMEYKKNQKERRCLFSGSTSPYRASSYSRSSYTCSKSRSGSSRSHSYSRSFSRSHCRSYLRSPPYPRRGKGKSCNHRSRSRSPPYRRYHSQSRSPVFRGRSPTKRTIPQGRKEVFYQIKEVPSYDMKAYYGRSVDFRDPFEKERYREWERNYSKWHEKFYKGYTVGTQPPALKRTSLSRENYSPHRFGPSGQENSPYAWGHREDYPDGQSHRNRNIARNDPEKLSGRESRGLKEPTKSKEKKVEYPLGDGKGNKHKEHRKRRKGDEKERFPNAELLEGARKPKESVTAEDVKTDSLFMHPSRDDATRVRDEPMEADSVAFKALPGKKKKEKAKPKAEIDKSKRKALVDYTSTTSPGGSPVRKTEEQPDTKQTVIKTMEEYHHDTTAPAEDVIVMIQVPRSKWDKDDSESEEEDIKSTRVPANENVSAKPPNTVKYNENKTEPLEETQKTTKEASYESSQRDAKSSRSSMSNEKGKTKDQDHSLSGKDTSEKRKCSVQQEEDHSGHATEEGNGKNISQSSKFRRSSEKHDTGCASTATDITLNRDKKSDHDGNRDHSSSKCRDEKSELARRKDSPSRNTEPTSIQRSKLRDERAEPSKKGAEDVKRSSYVPPHEQKQSDHKAAHDSKCILEEHKPLDKNSGKEKEKHVPEVKGNKEKEPDGNKPPLRDESPGVRNEKENVTGQNDRSVVKPKPQVSGSSWLSSDLIRETDEAVIVPDYSESDSESNVSAKDEEAAGKNPKEPKEKAVDRAEEDTAAPAAVEQPEASQSQSSPSVSRSYSQSPFESQARRHSSSASSGERQDSKKKKKKKEKKKHKEHKKHKKHKKHIGNETELEKSQKHQRKKKKSKKSKDKDGQKVKSVTT; from the exons aatacaccGATGATCGGGCCCTGATTCCTAAGAACTCCTCAGTAATCGTTAGAAGAATCCCTGCGGGAGGAGttaaagctaccagcaaaacctGTGTTCT GGCTCCTAAATCGCACAAAATCCTAGGAACTGCTCtcag aggTCGAACTGAGCCAGTGAGTGGAACATTGAAAGCg ACCGTCAATCTGGCTGAAGCCAatgcttctgaagaagagaaaataaaagctatgatgaCACAATCTTGCTGTGCATATGATCCAATCAA TTACATGAAGAAACCCTTGGGTCCGCCTCCACCATCATATACTTTCTTTCGTTGTGGAAAACCGGGCCACTATAGGAAGAACTGCCCAAGAACTAGG gacAAAGCTTTTGAGTCTGTTCCCAGAATTAAAAAGAGCACAGGAATTCCAAGGAGTTTCATGACGGAGGTGAAAGATCCCAACACAAAGGGTGCTATGCTGACAAGCACTGGAAAATATGCAATCCCAACTATTAATGT GGAAGCTTAtgctagaggaaagaaggaaaagcctccctTTTTACCAGAGGAGCCGTTCTCCTCCACCTCGTCCGATGATCCTATTCCAGATGAGTTGTTATGTCTCATCTGTAAAGATATAATGACTGATGCTGCTGTCATTCCCTGCtgtggaaacagtttttgtgacGAAT GTATTAGAACAGTGTTACTGGACTCTGAGGAACATACATGCCCAATGTGTCATCagacagatgtttctcctgattctTTAATTGCCAACCAGTTCCTACGCAAG gctgtgaacaacttcaaaaatggaactggctaCACAAAAAGGCTCCGTCAGCAGattcagcagccacagcagcagcagccgccacaaccaccaccaccactcaTGAGACAAGCAGTAACGCACAACCTGCAGCCTCTACTCCGGCCAACAACTTCCAGACAGCAGGATCCACCAATGATTCCATTAGGTTCTCTGgcttcttgttctgctgctgctttgtcatTGTTGGCCCCTGGTCAGTCATCTGTGGCAGCTGGGCTGCCAATAAATCAATCTACTGTCGTTGTCTCTGGTCTCCCTCCAGCAGTGTCCCTATCTCCCCATGCTGAAAAGCCAGATGGACCTTTTGG tGATGCCGATAGTGTTCtacctcctgctgctctggtgacTACCTCTGAACTTTGTAAATCTTCCTCTCTGTCAATCagcagtttgttggaagagGAG GGCTATCAGGTTCCTGTACTAAGGCAACCAGCATTACCAAGTCTTCTGGGCCCCCAAGGACAATCAATATCCACAAGTG GTGTTCCAATGAGAGCCAGTACGATTCGCTCAGCAGGTGGCGGACCAGGCTGGGAACT GAATTCAAATCGAGGACACCTGCACAGTGAACGTACCCAAAGGACTGAGGCCCCAGCGCTACCAGCATCAACACCAGTCTTTGTGCCTGTGCCTCCACCTCCCTTgtttcctccaccaccccatgCACTTCCTCTTCCACTGGGGGTACCACCACCACAGTTTCCTGCTCAGTTTCCACCTGGTCAGCTTCCATCTGCTGGCTACACTGTCCACCCTCCAGGATatctcccagctcctgcaaaCGTGTCATCAGCTTGGGTGCCAAGGGCAGTACCAACAACACAGGCAGCTCCTTTATGTAGGGAGGAGTTTTACAGAGAACAACAGAGACTTAAAGAGGA ggaaaagaaaaagtccaaACTTGATGAGTTTACAAATGGTTTTGCTAAGGACCTgatggaatat aaaaaaaatcaaaaggagcgtaggtgtttgttttctgg gtccaCGTCTCCCTATCGTGCTTCGTCTTATTCTCGAAGTTCATATACCTGCTCCAAGTCAAGATCAGGTTCTTCCCGCTCTCACTCCTACTCTCGATCATTTAGTCGTTCCCATTGTCGTTCCTACTTGCGATCACCCCCATATCCAAGAAGAGGCAAAGGGAAGAGTTGTAACCATCGTTCGAGGTCAAGGTCACCCCCATACAGAAGATACCATTCTCAGTCAAGGTCTCCAGTATTTAGAGGCAGGTCTCCCACTAAACGGACTATACCTCAAGGTAGGAAGGAAGTATTTTACCAGATAAAAGAAGTTCCATCATATGATATGAAAGCTTACTATGGCAGATCTGTTGACTTTAGAGATCcgtttgaaaaggaaagatacAGAGAATGGGAAAGGAACTATAGCAAATGGCATGAAAAGTTTTACAAGGGCTATACTGTTGGCACTCAACCTCCAGCTCTAAAGAGAACTTCTCTCTCTAGAGAGAACTATTCTCCACATCGGTTTGGTCCATCTGGGCAAGAGAATTCGCCATATGCTTGGGGACATAGAGAGGATTACCCTGATGGGCAGAGCCATCGAAATCGTAATATAGCTAGAAATGACCCTGAAAAACTTTCTGGAAGAGAGAGCCGTGGCCTCAAAGAGCCTACAAAATCAAAAGAGAAGAAGGTGGAATATCCACTGGGAGATggcaaaggaaataaacataAAGAACAccggaagagaagaaaaggggatgagaaagaaagatttccCAATGCTGAGCTGTTAGAAGGtgcaagaaaaccaaaagagtCAGTTACAGCAGAAGACGTTAAAACGGACTCTCTGTTCATGCACCCAAGTAGAGATGATGCCACCCGTGTGAGAGATGAGCCTATGGAAGCAGATTCCGTTGCTTTCAAAGCGCTgcctggaaagaagaaaaaagagaaggctaAGCCAAAAGCAGAAATTGACAAGTCAAAGCGGAAAGCTCTTGTAGATTACACCAG CACTACTTCTCCTGGAGGAAGCCCTGTTAGAAAGACTGAAGAACAACCAGATACAAAACAAACTGTCATTAAGACCATGGAGGAGTATCATCATGATACAACGGCCCCTGCTGAAGATGTCATTGTTATGATCCAGGTCCCTCGGTCCAAGTGGGATAAAGATGACTCTGAGTCTGAAGAGGAAGACATTAAATCTACCCGGGTGCCCGCAAACGAAAATGTGAGTGCTAAACCACCAAACACtgtaaaatataatgaaaacaaGACTGAGCCTTtggaggaaacacagaaaactaCAAAAGAGGCGAGTTATGAAAGCTCCCAGCGTGATGCAAAAAGTTCAAGAAGTTCGATgtcaaatgaaaaaggaaaaaccaaagACCAGGATCATTCTTTGTCAGGCAAAGACACTTCTGAGAAGAGAAAGTGCAGTGTTCAGCAAGAAGAAGACCACTCGGGACATGCAACtgaagaaggaaatggaaaaaatatttctcagtctTCCAAATTCCGCAGGTCTTCAGAGAAGCATGATACTGGCTGTGCATCCACTGCTACAGACATCACTCTTAACCGAGACAAAAAATCTGACCATGATGGCAACAGAGATCATTCTAGTTCCAAATGTAGAGATGAAAAGAGTGAATTAGCAAGGAGAAAAGACTCCCCTTCTCGAAACACAGAACCTACATCAATACAGAGAAGTAAGCTGAGAGATGAACGAGCAGAGCCGTCCAAAAAGGGTGCTGAAGATGTCAAAAGGAGCAGCTACGTTCCTCCGCATGAGCAGAAGCAGTCTGATCACAAAGCTGCTCACGATTCCAAGTGTATATTGGAGGAACACAAGCCTCTAGATAAAAATTCcgggaaagagaaagagaagcatgTACCAGAAGTAAAGGGCAATAAAGAGAAAGAGCCAGATGGTAATAAACCGCCTTTGAGAGACGAATCGCCAGGtgtaagaaatgagaaagagaacGTCACTGGGCAAAATGATAGAAGTGTTGTCAAGCCTAAGCCTCAGGTAAGCGGCTCCTCATGGCTCTCTTCTGATCTAATTCGAGAGACTGATGAGGCTGTGATTGTACCAGACTACAGTGAAAGTGACAGTGAGAGTAATGTATCTGCAAAAGATGAggaagctgcaggaaaaaatcctaaagaaCCGAAAGAAAAGGCTGTTGATAGGGCGGAAGAGGATACAGCAGCACCTGCTGCAGTCGAGCAGCCTGAAGCAAGCCAAAGTCAAAGCAGTCCCAGCGTTAGCCGCAGCTATAGTCAAAGCCCTTTTGAGAGTCAGGCTCGACGccacagcagcagtgccagctcagGAGAGAGAcaagacagcaagaaaaagaaaaagaaaaaagagaaaaagaagcacaAGGAGCATAAGAAACACAAGAAGCATAAGAAACACATTGGAAATGAAACGGAATTGGAGAAGAGCCAAAAGCACCAAcgcaagaagaaaaaatcaaagaagagcaAAGATAAAGATGGCCAAAAAGTGAAATCTGTCACTACGTAG